CGGGCGAGCATGCGGGCGACGGCGGCGCGCTGGATCTGTCCGCCGCTGAGTTTCACGCCGCGCGCGCCGACGGGGGTGGTGAGGCCGCTGCCGAGGCTGTCGAGGTCGGGTTCGAGGACGGCGAGTTTCACGGCGCGGCTGAGGTTGGTGTCGGGGCTGCCGCTGGTGATGTTTTCCTGGAGGGTGTCGCTGAACAGGTTGGGAATCTGGGCGGTGTAGGCACTGCGGGGCGGCACGAGGAAGGTGGCGGGGTCGTCGATGGGCTGGCCGTTCCAGTAGGTGTGGCCGCTCTGGGTGGGGATCAGGCCGAGCAGGGCGCGTAGCAGGGTACTTTTGCCGCTGCCGATGCGGCCGGTGATGACAATGAACTCGCCGCGCGCCACGCTGAAGCTGATGTCGTGCACGCCGAGGCCGCTGGCGTGCGTGGCGCTCAGGCCTTCCACGCGCAGTTCCTGCAGGGGGATCGGGGTGGGGGCGGGGTCGGGGGCGGGCGGGTCGGCGGTCAGGTGCACGTCGTGGTGGGCGACGATGGTGGTGTCGGGTGCGTCCTGCAGCAGGCGGGTCATGCGGTCGTAGCTGACGCCGGTGCGGCGGTGGCGGGCGATGGCGTCCCCGAAGAAGCCCATGCTTCCGGTCAGGCGGGGGAGCAGGCCGATGAACAGCACGAAGTCGGCCACGTCGAGCGCGCCGCCCCGGACCTTGTTCGCGCCGAGCAGCAGCACGAGGCCCACGGCGAGGTTGACCATGTTGGTGTTCACGCCGCGGATCAGTTCGGTCAGCAGGACATCGCGCAGGGCGGCGTGGCGGCGCGTTTCTCCCAGGGCGCGCAGGTGGCCGACCATGCGGTCTTCCTGCGCGGCGAGTTTCACGGCGCTGACCGCTCCGAACGTCTCGCCGATGAAGTCCGTGACGCGGGCGGTCGCCTCGCGCATGCGGCGGCGGTACGTGCGGATGGTGGGGGAGAGGCGCTGCACGAACGCGATCATCAGCAGCAGCGGCGCGCACACGAGCAGCGTGATCAGGGGGTCCACGCGGGCCATCAGGGTGATGGCGATCAGGGAGTACGCGACGAAGCCCGCGCCGTCCACCCAGACTTCCGTGTACCCGGCCACGTCGTCCACGTCGTCGCGGAAGCGGCTGACGGCCTCGGCGGGCGTGTCGGGCAGGCGGCGGGAGCGGCGGGCGGTGAGCAGGTAGCCCAGCAGGTTGCGGCGCACCAGGGCGTCCAGCGTGTACCACAGCTCGATCCACGCGCGGAACGCGCCGTAGAAGATCCCGAAGCGGCTGAGGCGCACGAACGCGAACCACCCGAGCGCCACCCACGCGGCGGCGATGGCGGGATTCAGGGGTTGCCCGCCGGTCTTCAGGGCGTCCGCCTCCTCCAGGTGGCGGAACACGCCGCTGACGGCCAGGGTCAGCAGGGCGGGGCTGGCGTGCACCATGCCCCACATCAGCAGGTTGAACGCGAACAGGCCGGGTTTGTAGCGGAACAGTTCCCGTGACAGCGCGAACGTGCGTTCCTTCGCGGGCGCGGCGGGCGGCAGGGGAGAGGTGGTCATGCGGGACTCCAGGGGGTGCGCGGCGCGCGGGGGGCGGGCAGTGGGCAGGCCGTGCGGCCCGTCATGCCAGCACTCCTTCCGGCGCGTTCTCGTCCAGCGTTCCGGCGCGCAGCAGGGCGGCGTAGTGGCTGTGCGGGTCGCGGGCCAGGTCGGCGCGGGGGCCGTCTTCCAGCACCTCGCCGCCGCCGAGGACCAGGATGCGGTCGGCGCGGGCGACGGTGTCCAGGCGGTGCGCGATGATGATGGCGGTGCGGCCGCTCAGCAGGCGGGTCATGGCGGCGGTCAGCAGGGCCTCGGTGGCGGGGTCGAGGCGGCTGCTGGGTTCGTCGAGGATGATGACGCTCGGGTCGCGCAGCATGACGCGCGCGAACGCCAGCAGTTGCGCCTCGCCGGCCGAGAGGCTGCCGGTGGGCAGCGGGGTGCGCACGCCCTGTTCCAGCCGCGAGAGCCACAGGCCCAGGCCGACCTCGTGCAGGGCCGCCTCGACCTGCGCGTCCGTGACGGTCGGGTCGAAGAAACTCAGGTTGTCGCGCACGCTCGCCTGGAACAGCTGCACGTCCTGCGTGACGACGGCCACGCGGCGGCGCAGGTCCTTCAGGGGCGTGTGGGTGATGTTCACGCCGCCCAGCGTGATCTCTCCGGCCGTGGCGTCGTACAGGCGCGAGATCAGGCGGGTCAGGGTGGTCTTGCCGCTGCCGGTGCGGCCCAGCAGGCCCACGGTCTGCCCGGCGGGCAGGTGGAAGGTCACGCCGCTCAGCACGCCGCGCGCCTCGGGGTCCTCGGGCGCGTACGTGAACGACACGTCCCGGAAGTCCAGGGCCAGTGGCCCGGCGGGCAGCGGCGTGTCGCCGCCCGTGACGGCGGTGCGCAGCGCGAGCAGTTCCGACACGCGCCCGATGCTCGCCCCGGCCTTCTGGAGGTCCTGAAGCTGCTGCGTGAGCTGATCGATGGGTTCCTCGACCAGGGTCATGTACTGGTACAGCAGGAACGCCGTGCCGAGCGTGATGCTCCCGGCGGCGTACAGGCCGATGGCGGTACTCAGCACCCCCACGTACCCGATGGCGAACAGCAGCATGCTCAGCTGCCACACCACGCTGCGCCGCCGCCAGGAATTGATGGAGCGCGTGAAGAACTCGCGCTGCACCCGCAGGAAGCGGTTCAGGTGGTGGCCGCCGGCGCCCAGGCTGCGGATGTCCTCCAGGCCGGTCAGGCGTTCCTCCACGAACCCGAACAGGCGGGCGCTGCTCTCGCGTTCCAGGCGGGTGGGTTCCACACCCAGTTTCCGCACGCGGTTCATGACGTACAGGGTGAGCAGCGTGAACGTCGTGACGCCCAGGCCCACGCGCCAGTCCTCGCGGAAGAACATGACGAGCGCGCCGGTCAGCAGCAGCGCCGCCCCGAACACCCGCACCGCGAACTGCGAGAAGAAGTTACTGAGGGCCGTCACGTCCCCGTCGATGCGTTCGATCATCTCGCCCGGCGTGCGTTCCTTGTGTTCGCGCATGTCCAGGGACAGCAGGTGGTCCATCAGGTCGGCGCGCAGGCGGTTCGTGGCGGTCCAGCCGACCCGCGCGCCCACGTACGTCGCGCCGGCCGTCATGAACTGCACGCCGACCGCCAGCGCGATGTACACGCCGGCCAGCCGCGCCAGCAGGGCCGGGTCGGCCCCGGCGCCCAGCCGGGCGTTATCCACGAACTGCGCCAGCAGTTGCGGCAGGGTCAGGTTCAGGGCGGTGCCGGTCAGCAGCAGCGCCGCCAGCGCCATCACCTGCCATTTCAGGGGGCCCAGGTACGTGGCGAGCACACCCAGCGCCGTCGAGGGCCTGCCCGGTAAGGGCGCGTCCGGCGGGTGGGAGGAGGGGGAGGAAGCAGGCGCCGTCATCCTGACAGGCTAGGCCGGATGCCCGCGCCGGCGCATCCGCCGAGTGGCGCATGTCCGTTCTGACGGGACCCCGGGGGTGGCGGGCGGGCTCCCCCTGCCGACTCCCCCGGCCGGCTACCCCTGTGTGCGCAGCCGGTCGCGCAGCCAGCGGTAACTGTCCCTGGGCGTGCGCTCCAGCGTCCCGAAATCCACGTGGACCAGCCCGGTCCGCAGGCGGTACCCGGCGTCCCACTCGAAGCCGTCCAGCAGGCTGTGCACGAACACGCCCCGCACCGGGGCGCCCTGCGTCAGCGCGTCGGCCACGGCCTCCAGGTGCCGGTCCAGGTAGCGGATGCGGGCGTCGTCGCGTACGCGGCCCCCTTCGTCCGGCGTGTCGGTGTCGGCGGCCCCGGCCGATCCGACCGTCACGATCAGCGGCGGGCAGGTGTCGCCGTAACGGGCTTTCAGGCCGGTCAGCGTCTGCGTCAGGCCCTCGGGCACGACCGACGCGCCGGACGCCGTGCGTTCGCGGTCCGGGACAGTCCCGACCTCCAGGCCCAGCCGGCTGCCGCTGCGGCTGCGCACCCAGTCCGGCTGGGTGTAGTGCACGCCCAGGAAATCCAGCGGCGCCGCCATGACCGCGTGATCGCCGGCCCGCACGACCTCCAGCACCTGCGGCGCGCGTTCGGACAGCAGGTTCAGCAGCGCGGTCGGGTACCCGCCGCGCAGCAGCGGGTCCGTGAACAGGTCGCCGCGCAGGGTGCTCATCAGGGTTGCGGCCCGTTCGTCGCGGTCCGTGGCGGGCCACGCCGGGGCGTACCCGTTCGCCAGCCCCACCTGCCGCGCGCCCGCCTCACGCAGCGCCCGCACCGCCAGCCCGTGCGCCAGCAGCCCGTGGTGCGCGGCCGGGAAGGCCTCCAGGCCCAGCCGCAGCCCCGGCGCGTGCGTGCCCAGCACGTGCCCCTGCGCCACCACCGTGAACGGGTCCGTGAGCGTCACGAACGCCGCCACCCGGTCAGCGAGGCGCTCGGCGACCAGCGAGGCGTACTCCTCGAACCGGTACGCCGTGTCGCGCGCCAGCCACCCGCCCGCGTCCTGAAGGGCCTGCGGCAGGTCCCAGTGGTGCAGCGCCGCCCACGGCTGCACGCCCCGGCCCAGCAGCTCGTCGGTCAGGCGGTCGTAGAAGGCCAGTCCCGGCACACTGGCCCGCCCGCGCCCGCCCGGCTGCACCCGCGACCACGCCACGCTGAAGCGGTACGCGCCCACGCCCAGGTCGCGCAGCAGGTCCAGGTCACGCGGCCAGAGCCCCTCGTGCCCGCCCGCCGCCTCGCCGCCCGGCACGCCCCGCGCCCAGCTGAACAGGTCCCACACGCTCCCCCGGCCCCCGCCGCCGCCCGTCTCGCCGCCACCCTCGATCTGATACGCCGCCGTGGACGCGCCCCACACGAACCCTGCCGGGAAAGTCATGCCTGCATTCTGCACGCTCCCAGCGCCGGAAAAGCCCCGGCCCCGGCCGCCTGGGTCCGGCGGGTATCTTCATGTCCGCCGCATCCGGGACGCCTCGCACCCCGCAACCCGTATAATGTGCGGGTTATGCGGATGGTGACGGTAGGAACGCGCGGCAGTACTCTCGCGCTCGCACAGACCCAGTGGGTGGTTGGCCGCCTGAAGGAAGAATGGCCGGACACAGACTTCCGCATTCAGACCATCAGCACGAAAGGCGACCGCAACCGCGGCAGTCTCGAGGCCATGGCCCAGAAAGGCGACAAGGGCTTCTGGGTCAAGGAAATCGAGGACGCGCTGCTGTCGAAACGCATCGACATCGCCGTTCACTCTCTCAAGGACCTGCCCACCGAGCAGCCCGAAGGCCTGGAAGTCAGCTCCATTCCGCGCCGCGTGGACGCCCGTGACGTCCTGATCGGCAAGGAAGGCATGAAACGCCTCGCGGACCTCCCGCAGGGCGCCCGGATCGGCACGAGCAGCGTGCGCCGCAAGGCGTTCCTGCGCGCCTACCGCCCGGACCTGCAGGTGATCGACCTGCGCGGCAACATCGATACGCGCCTCGCCGCGCTGGCCGGCGACGAGTACGACGCCATCATCCTCGCGGCCGCCGGGCTGATCCGCACCGAGATGCGCCACCGCATCGACGAGTTCGTGGAACCCGACATCATGCTGCCCGCCCCCGGCCAGGGCGCCCTGGCCCTGGAGACCCGTTCGGACGACGACCTGACCATCGAGGTCGCGTACGCCATTCACGACCACACCACCGACGACCGCATCACCGCCGAACGCGAGTTCCTCGCGGGCCTCGGCGCGGGCTGCATGGCCCCGGTCGGCGCGCACGCCAGCGTCAAGGGCGGCATCCTGACCCTGGAAGGCTGGGTCGCGGCGCTGGACGGCTCGCAGGTCATCCGCGCCACCACGCAGGGCGACCCCGGCGAGTGCGCCGACATGGGCGCCGAACTGGCCGGCGACATGCTCGCCCAGGGCGCCCAGGCCCTGATCGACGCCGCGCGCAGCTGAGGGGCATGAACCGCCTGCCCCCGCTGGCCATCGCCCTGGCCGCCGCGCTGCTGTGGCTGGCCATCGGTCTGTGGCAGCGCACGGCCGCCGGCACGCCCCTGAACGCCGCCCTGATCGCCGAACTGCCCCTGACGCTGGTCGTGTTCGGGCTGGCGTTCGTGTGGGCCAGACTGCGCCGCCGCTGACCCGGACCTCCGGACCCGCAGACCGCGCCCCGCCGCCCCCGTCCGGACAGACCGGGGAGCGGCGGAGCGCGGTTGCTCTAGCATCACGGGCATGTCCACCCCACCCAGACTCGCGGTCATTCACACGGGCGGCACCATCGCCAGCCGCCCCAGTCCCGACGGGCGCGGCCTGACGCCGCAGCAGGCGCCCAGCGTGCCCGGCCTGGACGGCGTGCAGGTCCATGACGTGCAGCCCTTCAGCCTGCCCAGCCCGCACATGACCCCGGCGCACATGGGGCAACTGGCCGCGCTGATCGAGACGCTCGCCCCGGACCACGACGGGATTGTCGTCACGCACGGCACTGACACCCTGGAGGAGACGGCGTTCGCGCTGCACCTGACCCTGAACGTGCCGGTCCCGGTCGTCCTGACCGGCAGCATGCGCCACGCCGAGGAGGTCAGCTGGGACGGCCCCGCCAACCTGCTGGACGCCGCGCACGTCGCCCTGCACCCCAGCAGCCGCGAGCGCGGGCCGCTCGTCGTGATCGGCGGGGACATCTTCGACGCGCGGACCGTCACCAAGATCCACACGACCGC
The DNA window shown above is from Deinococcus sp. LM3 and carries:
- a CDS encoding asparaginase produces the protein MSTPPRLAVIHTGGTIASRPSPDGRGLTPQQAPSVPGLDGVQVHDVQPFSLPSPHMTPAHMGQLAALIETLAPDHDGIVVTHGTDTLEETAFALHLTLNVPVPVVLTGSMRHAEEVSWDGPANLLDAAHVALHPSSRERGPLVVIGGDIFDARTVTKIHTTAVDAFGGYPGPIGRIDREGRAPRLHYFARPEPRATYRPAHLNARVEILYAYAGWTGEGYAEAAGRADGLVIAALGTGNLPAELLPLIHATDKPVIIATRTHAGPVLPVYGYAGGGATLVEAGAIPASFLNAHKARLLLLILLGQGLTREQIRAVFERDEF
- a CDS encoding family 1 glycosylhydrolase, giving the protein MTFPAGFVWGASTAAYQIEGGGETGGGGGRGSVWDLFSWARGVPGGEAAGGHEGLWPRDLDLLRDLGVGAYRFSVAWSRVQPGGRGRASVPGLAFYDRLTDELLGRGVQPWAALHHWDLPQALQDAGGWLARDTAYRFEEYASLVAERLADRVAAFVTLTDPFTVVAQGHVLGTHAPGLRLGLEAFPAAHHGLLAHGLAVRALREAGARQVGLANGYAPAWPATDRDERAATLMSTLRGDLFTDPLLRGGYPTALLNLLSERAPQVLEVVRAGDHAVMAAPLDFLGVHYTQPDWVRSRSGSRLGLEVGTVPDRERTASGASVVPEGLTQTLTGLKARYGDTCPPLIVTVGSAGAADTDTPDEGGRVRDDARIRYLDRHLEAVADALTQGAPVRGVFVHSLLDGFEWDAGYRLRTGLVHVDFGTLERTPRDSYRWLRDRLRTQG
- a CDS encoding ABC transporter ATP-binding protein produces the protein MTTSPLPPAAPAKERTFALSRELFRYKPGLFAFNLLMWGMVHASPALLTLAVSGVFRHLEEADALKTGGQPLNPAIAAAWVALGWFAFVRLSRFGIFYGAFRAWIELWYTLDALVRRNLLGYLLTARRSRRLPDTPAEAVSRFRDDVDDVAGYTEVWVDGAGFVAYSLIAITLMARVDPLITLLVCAPLLLMIAFVQRLSPTIRTYRRRMREATARVTDFIGETFGAVSAVKLAAQEDRMVGHLRALGETRRHAALRDVLLTELIRGVNTNMVNLAVGLVLLLGANKVRGGALDVADFVLFIGLLPRLTGSMGFFGDAIARHRRTGVSYDRMTRLLQDAPDTTIVAHHDVHLTADPPAPDPAPTPIPLQELRVEGLSATHASGLGVHDISFSVARGEFIVITGRIGSGKSTLLRALLGLIPTQSGHTYWNGQPIDDPATFLVPPRSAYTAQIPNLFSDTLQENITSGSPDTNLSRAVKLAVLEPDLDSLGSGLTTPVGARGVKLSGGQIQRAAVARMLARDADLLVFDDVSSALDARTEAQLWQGLANTDATCLVVSHRRAALLRADRILILQNGTLTDHGTLPELLERNEEMRALWHDDAVEGE
- the hemC gene encoding hydroxymethylbilane synthase — encoded protein: MRMVTVGTRGSTLALAQTQWVVGRLKEEWPDTDFRIQTISTKGDRNRGSLEAMAQKGDKGFWVKEIEDALLSKRIDIAVHSLKDLPTEQPEGLEVSSIPRRVDARDVLIGKEGMKRLADLPQGARIGTSSVRRKAFLRAYRPDLQVIDLRGNIDTRLAALAGDEYDAIILAAAGLIRTEMRHRIDEFVEPDIMLPAPGQGALALETRSDDDLTIEVAYAIHDHTTDDRITAEREFLAGLGAGCMAPVGAHASVKGGILTLEGWVAALDGSQVIRATTQGDPGECADMGAELAGDMLAQGAQALIDAARS
- a CDS encoding ABC transporter ATP-binding protein, which translates into the protein MTAPASSPSSHPPDAPLPGRPSTALGVLATYLGPLKWQVMALAALLLTGTALNLTLPQLLAQFVDNARLGAGADPALLARLAGVYIALAVGVQFMTAGATYVGARVGWTATNRLRADLMDHLLSLDMREHKERTPGEMIERIDGDVTALSNFFSQFAVRVFGAALLLTGALVMFFREDWRVGLGVTTFTLLTLYVMNRVRKLGVEPTRLERESSARLFGFVEERLTGLEDIRSLGAGGHHLNRFLRVQREFFTRSINSWRRRSVVWQLSMLLFAIGYVGVLSTAIGLYAAGSITLGTAFLLYQYMTLVEEPIDQLTQQLQDLQKAGASIGRVSELLALRTAVTGGDTPLPAGPLALDFRDVSFTYAPEDPEARGVLSGVTFHLPAGQTVGLLGRTGSGKTTLTRLISRLYDATAGEITLGGVNITHTPLKDLRRRVAVVTQDVQLFQASVRDNLSFFDPTVTDAQVEAALHEVGLGLWLSRLEQGVRTPLPTGSLSAGEAQLLAFARVMLRDPSVIILDEPSSRLDPATEALLTAAMTRLLSGRTAIIIAHRLDTVARADRILVLGGGEVLEDGPRADLARDPHSHYAALLRAGTLDENAPEGVLA